In one window of Flavobacterium ginsengisoli DNA:
- a CDS encoding energy transducer TonB, whose amino-acid sequence MKIKHKITIHINCKSFLPTLYVVMVLVLFGCQNKENKQPDAKNIDINKDTLTTKPDVLDTTAISTKKSDQAPSDISKIERLKIRKTTTIASREVEENKSSKSDKTKKDDALIVAKTVSNSNAEFPGGIEQFHNFFMKEYKKPEEVEYWKLNFTLSFAVEKNGSVSFLECAPAVEEPLEKEIIRVLSLCPKWLPGESNGKKVRMQYSVPILLK is encoded by the coding sequence ATGAAAATTAAACATAAAATAACTATTCATATAAATTGCAAATCATTTTTGCCAACGTTGTATGTAGTTATGGTTCTAGTTCTTTTCGGTTGTCAAAACAAAGAAAACAAACAGCCGGATGCTAAAAACATTGATATTAACAAAGACACTTTGACTACAAAGCCAGATGTTTTAGATACAACTGCAATCAGTACAAAAAAATCAGATCAAGCACCGTCAGATATATCAAAAATTGAGCGACTCAAAATAAGGAAAACTACAACAATAGCATCTAGAGAAGTTGAAGAGAACAAATCATCAAAATCTGATAAAACAAAAAAAGATGATGCTTTGATAGTTGCAAAAACAGTTTCAAATTCTAACGCAGAATTTCCAGGTGGCATTGAACAATTTCATAACTTTTTCATGAAAGAATATAAAAAACCTGAAGAAGTTGAATATTGGAAGCTGAATTTTACGCTTTCATTTGCTGTAGAAAAAAATGGTTCTGTATCATTTCTTGAATGCGCTCCTGCAGTTGAAGAACCTCTCGAAAAAGAAATCATCAGGGTTTTAAGCTTATGCCCTAAATGGCTGCCAGGCGAATCGAATGGAAAAAAAGTGAGAATGCAATATTCTGTGCCCATTTTATTGAAATAA
- a CDS encoding energy transducer TonB has product MERKHKISIPEPCSEDWNKMMPNENGRFCMSCSKTVVDFTSMLPEEIQHYFIQNQNQKICGRFRKSQLETITIQIPDRVLYSQTHYHKMFLLALFVAMGTTLFSCADTEGNKMKIDKIEVVTDNEPKNPDQPNNEDRLVEKTPPAPHLYANIEPIKAVPEGSIAYIEPHYETITGTPAIENFEVLPAYPGGLERFSTYIQNEFKIPKKARRITGEIEVSFVVNKAGTLEQFKVFDNIGYETGEEIIRVLKSSKVKWMPRIINGKPTLDTIRMNIVVQKDSLNIERKNRKLSKIVAINFVKKNDKLSYNENQPLCEKKYHKISH; this is encoded by the coding sequence ATGGAAAGAAAACATAAAATCAGTATACCTGAACCATGCTCTGAAGACTGGAACAAAATGATGCCAAATGAAAATGGCCGTTTCTGCATGAGCTGTTCTAAAACTGTTGTTGATTTTACATCGATGCTTCCTGAAGAGATTCAGCATTATTTCATTCAAAACCAAAACCAAAAAATTTGCGGCAGATTTAGAAAGTCACAATTGGAGACTATTACTATTCAAATTCCGGATCGTGTTTTATATTCTCAAACCCATTATCATAAAATGTTTTTATTGGCATTATTTGTCGCCATGGGAACCACTTTATTCAGTTGTGCCGATACCGAAGGCAATAAAATGAAAATTGATAAAATAGAAGTGGTAACAGACAATGAACCAAAAAATCCTGATCAACCAAACAATGAAGACCGTTTGGTTGAAAAAACACCTCCTGCACCTCATTTATATGCCAACATAGAGCCTATAAAGGCCGTTCCGGAAGGATCTATTGCCTATATCGAACCTCATTACGAAACCATCACTGGCACTCCTGCTATTGAAAATTTTGAAGTATTACCTGCATATCCTGGGGGGCTAGAGAGATTTAGCACATACATTCAAAATGAATTTAAAATTCCTAAAAAAGCCAGACGAATTACAGGAGAAATTGAGGTTTCTTTTGTTGTAAATAAAGCTGGAACTTTAGAACAATTTAAAGTTTTTGACAATATTGGTTATGAAACTGGAGAAGAAATAATTCGAGTTTTAAAAAGTTCAAAAGTAAAATGGATGCCAAGAATAATTAATGGAAAACCTACTCTTGATACTATCAGAATGAATATTGTTGTTCAAAAAGACAGTTTAAACATTGAAAGAAAAAACAGAAAGCTTTCAAAAATAGTCGCAATTAATTTTGTCAAAAAAAATGATAAACTGTCATATAATGAAAATCAGCCTTTATGTGAAAAAAAGTACCACAAGATCTCGCATTAG
- a CDS encoding energy transducer TonB: MEIVHKIEIPKPCNENWDQMTPTENGRFCVSCSKTVMDFTSMLPEEIQHYFIQNQNQKICGRFKQSQLDHITIQIPNRVLYSQTNYHKIFLLALFIAMGTTLFSCADKEGNKKKIDQIEIVDNPTQNQDEDVSSCYGHQIESKKEKTKIPRERVTMGMVVPSKPIEYYRFKYSIIYNSVDLDILPAPKGGMKKFYSYFAKNYTASKKGEMSILFVVERDGTLTNFQVTKNESSENEAKVIKVLESGPKWIPGKTNNGDVRSTFILPITFK, encoded by the coding sequence ATGGAAATAGTACACAAAATCGAAATACCAAAGCCATGCAATGAAAACTGGGATCAAATGACTCCAACTGAAAATGGGCGTTTCTGTGTAAGCTGTTCTAAAACGGTTATGGATTTCACTTCTATGCTTCCAGAAGAAATTCAGCATTATTTCATTCAAAACCAAAACCAAAAAATTTGCGGAAGGTTTAAACAATCACAGTTAGATCACATTACGATTCAAATTCCTAATCGCGTTTTATATTCGCAGACAAACTACCATAAAATATTTCTTCTCGCTTTGTTTATTGCAATGGGAACCACTTTGTTTAGCTGTGCAGATAAAGAAGGCAACAAGAAAAAAATTGATCAAATTGAAATTGTTGACAATCCAACACAAAATCAAGATGAAGATGTTTCCTCCTGCTATGGGCATCAGATTGAATCTAAAAAAGAAAAAACAAAAATACCAAGAGAAAGAGTCACAATGGGAATGGTAGTTCCTTCTAAACCTATTGAATATTATCGTTTTAAGTATAGCATTATATATAATTCAGTTGATTTGGATATTTTACCTGCTCCAAAAGGCGGAATGAAAAAATTCTATTCTTACTTTGCAAAAAATTACACTGCTTCAAAAAAAGGAGAAATGTCAATCTTATTTGTAGTAGAAAGAGATGGCACTTTAACTAATTTTCAAGTAACCAAAAACGAATCTTCAGAAAATGAAGCAAAAGTTATTAAAGTTTTAGAATCTGGTCCAAAATGGATTCCTGGAAAAACAAACAATGGGGATGTGCGATCAACTTTCATTTTGCCAATTACATTTAAATAA